One Melospiza melodia melodia isolate bMelMel2 chromosome 1, bMelMel2.pri, whole genome shotgun sequence genomic window carries:
- the MTRR gene encoding methionine synthase reductase isoform X2, protein MVVHLQYNLETEKDPVVIVISTTGTGEPPDTARKFVKKIQDKTLPPDHFAHLQYGLLGLGDSEYMFFCNGGRTVDRRLQELGAQHFYDTGLADDCVGLELVVDPWIDGLWLALKEALQLQKEKEGMNNAVNAVSSSLSTAPHAVRELKLSSEVQNLKLEDEEARGSDTLSQKLDDINHVAPAGDAEPSLVHSVPPVSQSALNIPALPPEYIEVEFQDTQGENPHLSSLISEGRTFEVPVTKAVQLTREDAVKTALLLELDIADTAFEYQPGDAFCVMCPNNVSEVEKLLHILGLSEKGDNFVCVKVKQGTKKKGAVRPQHIPERSTLKFILTWCLEIRAIPKKAFLRALVECTSDAGEKRRLQELCSRQGASDYTHFIRDSNVCLLDLLHAFPSCKPSLSLLIEHLPKLQARSYSASSSDLYQPGRLCFVFNVVEFPVGPSRPVSRKGVCTGWLAELVAPLLHPSKNYQGTKGESSSIEKISIFPRPNNAFHLPADPSVPFIMVGPGTGIAPFIGFLQHRQKLREQHTDWEFGETWLFFGCRHQDRDYLFKDELQCFLKNGTLTHLKVCFSRDSSAAQVAPPKYVQDVLRLCAKEVARVLLKERGYFYICGDKKHMADDVSDAVVDILSMEMEADKLEAMKRLAMLREAKRYLQDVWS, encoded by the exons ATGGTTGTTCATCTGCAG TATAACCTGGAAACAGAAAAGGACCCTGTAGTTATTGTTATTTCCACTACTGGGACAGGAGAGCCACCAGACACTGCCCGCAAGTTTGTGAAGAAAATTCAAGACAAGACCTTGCCTCCTGACCATTTTGCACATCTCCAGTATGGATTGCTAG GTCTGGGAGACTCAGAGTACATGTTCTTCTGTAATGGGGGAAGGACAGTAGACCGACGGCTTCAAGAACTTGGTGCCCAACACTTCTATGACACAGGATTAGCAGATGACTGTGTAGG TTTGGAATTAGTggttgatccttggattgatggACTTTGGCTTGCTCTCAAGGAAGCATTGCAATTGcagaaagagaaagaaggcaTGAACAATGCTGTCAATGCTGTTTCCAGCTCTCTCTCTACAGCTCCACATGCTGTGCGTGAGCTAAAGTTAAGCTCTGAAGTACAGAACTTGAAGCTAGAAGATGAGGAAGCAAGGGGTTCTGATACTCTATCACAGAAACTGGATGACATCAATCATGTGGCTCCAGCTGGAGATGCCGAACCTTCACTCGTTCATTCTGTCCCTCCTGTCTCTCAGTCTGCTCTTAATATTCCTGCCCTGCCACCAGAGTATATAGAGGTGGAGTTTCAGGACACCCAGGGTGAG AATCCGCATCTGTCTTCACTTATCTCAGAGGGAAGAACCTTTGAAGTGCCAGTTACAAAAGCAGTTCAGCTCACTAGGGAAGATGCAGTAAAGACTGCATTGCTTTTAGAGCTTGATATTGCA GATACAGCTTTTGAGTACCAGCCTGGAGATGCCTTCTGTGTAATGTGTCCCAACAATGTCAGTGAAGTGGAAAAGCTTCTTCACATTTTGGGGCTTTCTGAAAAAGGAGACAACTTTGTTTGTGTAAAAGTTAAGCAGGGCACTAAAAAGAAAG GAGCAGTTCGTCCACAACACATCCCTGAAAGAAGTACTCTCAAATTCATTCTAACTTGGTGTCTGGAAATAAGAGCAATTCCCAAAAAG GCATTTTTGCGAGCTCTTGTGGAATGTACCAGTGATGCGGGAGAAAAACGGAGGCTTCAAGAGCTTTGCAGCAGACAAGGAGCCTCTGATTATACTCACTTTATTAGAGATTCTAATGTTTGCCTCCTGGATTTACTTCATGCTTTTCCAAGCTGCAAGCCTTCTCTTAGCCTGTTAATTG AACATCTTCCTAAATTACAAGCCAGATCCTACTCTGCCTCAAG TTCAGACTTATATCAGCCAGGAAGGCTGTGCTTTGTATTTAATGTTGTGGAGTTCCCTGTCGGTCCCTCTAGACCCGTCTCACGGAAAGGAGTTTGTACAGGGTGGCTTGCTGAGTTAGTTGCACCTCTACTGCACCCCAGTAAAAACTATCAGGGTACAAAAGGAGAAAGCTCTTCAATTGAAAAG ATCTCTATTTTTCCTCGTCCAAACAATGCATTCCACTTACCTGCAGACCCATCTGTGCCATTCATTATGGTTGGTCCAGGAACAGGAATTGCACCATTTATTGGTTTCCTACAACATAG gcaaAAGCTCAGAGAACAACATACAGACTGGGAATTTGGAGAAACGTGGCTGTTCTTTGGTTGTCGGCATCAGGATCGAGACTATTTGTTCAA AGATGAGCTCCAGTGTTTTCTTAAAAATGGAACCTTAACTCACCTTAAGGTTTGTTTCTCAAGAGACTCTTCAGCTGCACAAGTGGCCCCACCTAAATATGTGCAAGATGTCCTTAGGCTTTGTGCTAAGGAAGTTGCCAGAGTTCTGCTGAAGGAGAGAGGTTACTTCTATATATGTGG agatAAGAAGCACATGGCTGATGATGTAAGTGATGCTGTAGTAGACATTTTGAGCATGGAAATGGAAGCTGACAAATTGGAAGCAATGAAGAGGTTGGCCATGCTTCGAGAAGCAAAACGATATTTGCAGGATGTTTGGAGCTAA
- the MTRR gene encoding methionine synthase reductase isoform X1, whose amino-acid sequence MCCESKRRFLLLYATQKGQAKAIAEEIWQQAGAHGLEADMHCISEMDKYNLETEKDPVVIVISTTGTGEPPDTARKFVKKIQDKTLPPDHFAHLQYGLLGLGDSEYMFFCNGGRTVDRRLQELGAQHFYDTGLADDCVGLELVVDPWIDGLWLALKEALQLQKEKEGMNNAVNAVSSSLSTAPHAVRELKLSSEVQNLKLEDEEARGSDTLSQKLDDINHVAPAGDAEPSLVHSVPPVSQSALNIPALPPEYIEVEFQDTQGENPHLSSLISEGRTFEVPVTKAVQLTREDAVKTALLLELDIADTAFEYQPGDAFCVMCPNNVSEVEKLLHILGLSEKGDNFVCVKVKQGTKKKGAVRPQHIPERSTLKFILTWCLEIRAIPKKAFLRALVECTSDAGEKRRLQELCSRQGASDYTHFIRDSNVCLLDLLHAFPSCKPSLSLLIEHLPKLQARSYSASSSDLYQPGRLCFVFNVVEFPVGPSRPVSRKGVCTGWLAELVAPLLHPSKNYQGTKGESSSIEKISIFPRPNNAFHLPADPSVPFIMVGPGTGIAPFIGFLQHRQKLREQHTDWEFGETWLFFGCRHQDRDYLFKDELQCFLKNGTLTHLKVCFSRDSSAAQVAPPKYVQDVLRLCAKEVARVLLKERGYFYICGDKKHMADDVSDAVVDILSMEMEADKLEAMKRLAMLREAKRYLQDVWS is encoded by the exons ATGTGCTGTGAGTCAAAAAGGAGATTTTTGCTCCTCTATGCAACACAGAAGGGGCAGGCAAAAGCCATAGCTGAGGAAATATGGCAGCAAGCAGGTGCCCATGGACTTGAAGCTGATATGCACTGCATAAGTGAAATGGATAAG TATAACCTGGAAACAGAAAAGGACCCTGTAGTTATTGTTATTTCCACTACTGGGACAGGAGAGCCACCAGACACTGCCCGCAAGTTTGTGAAGAAAATTCAAGACAAGACCTTGCCTCCTGACCATTTTGCACATCTCCAGTATGGATTGCTAG GTCTGGGAGACTCAGAGTACATGTTCTTCTGTAATGGGGGAAGGACAGTAGACCGACGGCTTCAAGAACTTGGTGCCCAACACTTCTATGACACAGGATTAGCAGATGACTGTGTAGG TTTGGAATTAGTggttgatccttggattgatggACTTTGGCTTGCTCTCAAGGAAGCATTGCAATTGcagaaagagaaagaaggcaTGAACAATGCTGTCAATGCTGTTTCCAGCTCTCTCTCTACAGCTCCACATGCTGTGCGTGAGCTAAAGTTAAGCTCTGAAGTACAGAACTTGAAGCTAGAAGATGAGGAAGCAAGGGGTTCTGATACTCTATCACAGAAACTGGATGACATCAATCATGTGGCTCCAGCTGGAGATGCCGAACCTTCACTCGTTCATTCTGTCCCTCCTGTCTCTCAGTCTGCTCTTAATATTCCTGCCCTGCCACCAGAGTATATAGAGGTGGAGTTTCAGGACACCCAGGGTGAG AATCCGCATCTGTCTTCACTTATCTCAGAGGGAAGAACCTTTGAAGTGCCAGTTACAAAAGCAGTTCAGCTCACTAGGGAAGATGCAGTAAAGACTGCATTGCTTTTAGAGCTTGATATTGCA GATACAGCTTTTGAGTACCAGCCTGGAGATGCCTTCTGTGTAATGTGTCCCAACAATGTCAGTGAAGTGGAAAAGCTTCTTCACATTTTGGGGCTTTCTGAAAAAGGAGACAACTTTGTTTGTGTAAAAGTTAAGCAGGGCACTAAAAAGAAAG GAGCAGTTCGTCCACAACACATCCCTGAAAGAAGTACTCTCAAATTCATTCTAACTTGGTGTCTGGAAATAAGAGCAATTCCCAAAAAG GCATTTTTGCGAGCTCTTGTGGAATGTACCAGTGATGCGGGAGAAAAACGGAGGCTTCAAGAGCTTTGCAGCAGACAAGGAGCCTCTGATTATACTCACTTTATTAGAGATTCTAATGTTTGCCTCCTGGATTTACTTCATGCTTTTCCAAGCTGCAAGCCTTCTCTTAGCCTGTTAATTG AACATCTTCCTAAATTACAAGCCAGATCCTACTCTGCCTCAAG TTCAGACTTATATCAGCCAGGAAGGCTGTGCTTTGTATTTAATGTTGTGGAGTTCCCTGTCGGTCCCTCTAGACCCGTCTCACGGAAAGGAGTTTGTACAGGGTGGCTTGCTGAGTTAGTTGCACCTCTACTGCACCCCAGTAAAAACTATCAGGGTACAAAAGGAGAAAGCTCTTCAATTGAAAAG ATCTCTATTTTTCCTCGTCCAAACAATGCATTCCACTTACCTGCAGACCCATCTGTGCCATTCATTATGGTTGGTCCAGGAACAGGAATTGCACCATTTATTGGTTTCCTACAACATAG gcaaAAGCTCAGAGAACAACATACAGACTGGGAATTTGGAGAAACGTGGCTGTTCTTTGGTTGTCGGCATCAGGATCGAGACTATTTGTTCAA AGATGAGCTCCAGTGTTTTCTTAAAAATGGAACCTTAACTCACCTTAAGGTTTGTTTCTCAAGAGACTCTTCAGCTGCACAAGTGGCCCCACCTAAATATGTGCAAGATGTCCTTAGGCTTTGTGCTAAGGAAGTTGCCAGAGTTCTGCTGAAGGAGAGAGGTTACTTCTATATATGTGG agatAAGAAGCACATGGCTGATGATGTAAGTGATGCTGTAGTAGACATTTTGAGCATGGAAATGGAAGCTGACAAATTGGAAGCAATGAAGAGGTTGGCCATGCTTCGAGAAGCAAAACGATATTTGCAGGATGTTTGGAGCTAA
- the MTRR gene encoding methionine synthase reductase isoform X3, which yields MFFCNGGRTVDRRLQELGAQHFYDTGLADDCVGLELVVDPWIDGLWLALKEALQLQKEKEGMNNAVNAVSSSLSTAPHAVRELKLSSEVQNLKLEDEEARGSDTLSQKLDDINHVAPAGDAEPSLVHSVPPVSQSALNIPALPPEYIEVEFQDTQGENPHLSSLISEGRTFEVPVTKAVQLTREDAVKTALLLELDIADTAFEYQPGDAFCVMCPNNVSEVEKLLHILGLSEKGDNFVCVKVKQGTKKKGAVRPQHIPERSTLKFILTWCLEIRAIPKKAFLRALVECTSDAGEKRRLQELCSRQGASDYTHFIRDSNVCLLDLLHAFPSCKPSLSLLIEHLPKLQARSYSASSSDLYQPGRLCFVFNVVEFPVGPSRPVSRKGVCTGWLAELVAPLLHPSKNYQGTKGESSSIEKISIFPRPNNAFHLPADPSVPFIMVGPGTGIAPFIGFLQHRQKLREQHTDWEFGETWLFFGCRHQDRDYLFKDELQCFLKNGTLTHLKVCFSRDSSAAQVAPPKYVQDVLRLCAKEVARVLLKERGYFYICGDKKHMADDVSDAVVDILSMEMEADKLEAMKRLAMLREAKRYLQDVWS from the exons ATGTTCTTCTGTAATGGGGGAAGGACAGTAGACCGACGGCTTCAAGAACTTGGTGCCCAACACTTCTATGACACAGGATTAGCAGATGACTGTGTAGG TTTGGAATTAGTggttgatccttggattgatggACTTTGGCTTGCTCTCAAGGAAGCATTGCAATTGcagaaagagaaagaaggcaTGAACAATGCTGTCAATGCTGTTTCCAGCTCTCTCTCTACAGCTCCACATGCTGTGCGTGAGCTAAAGTTAAGCTCTGAAGTACAGAACTTGAAGCTAGAAGATGAGGAAGCAAGGGGTTCTGATACTCTATCACAGAAACTGGATGACATCAATCATGTGGCTCCAGCTGGAGATGCCGAACCTTCACTCGTTCATTCTGTCCCTCCTGTCTCTCAGTCTGCTCTTAATATTCCTGCCCTGCCACCAGAGTATATAGAGGTGGAGTTTCAGGACACCCAGGGTGAG AATCCGCATCTGTCTTCACTTATCTCAGAGGGAAGAACCTTTGAAGTGCCAGTTACAAAAGCAGTTCAGCTCACTAGGGAAGATGCAGTAAAGACTGCATTGCTTTTAGAGCTTGATATTGCA GATACAGCTTTTGAGTACCAGCCTGGAGATGCCTTCTGTGTAATGTGTCCCAACAATGTCAGTGAAGTGGAAAAGCTTCTTCACATTTTGGGGCTTTCTGAAAAAGGAGACAACTTTGTTTGTGTAAAAGTTAAGCAGGGCACTAAAAAGAAAG GAGCAGTTCGTCCACAACACATCCCTGAAAGAAGTACTCTCAAATTCATTCTAACTTGGTGTCTGGAAATAAGAGCAATTCCCAAAAAG GCATTTTTGCGAGCTCTTGTGGAATGTACCAGTGATGCGGGAGAAAAACGGAGGCTTCAAGAGCTTTGCAGCAGACAAGGAGCCTCTGATTATACTCACTTTATTAGAGATTCTAATGTTTGCCTCCTGGATTTACTTCATGCTTTTCCAAGCTGCAAGCCTTCTCTTAGCCTGTTAATTG AACATCTTCCTAAATTACAAGCCAGATCCTACTCTGCCTCAAG TTCAGACTTATATCAGCCAGGAAGGCTGTGCTTTGTATTTAATGTTGTGGAGTTCCCTGTCGGTCCCTCTAGACCCGTCTCACGGAAAGGAGTTTGTACAGGGTGGCTTGCTGAGTTAGTTGCACCTCTACTGCACCCCAGTAAAAACTATCAGGGTACAAAAGGAGAAAGCTCTTCAATTGAAAAG ATCTCTATTTTTCCTCGTCCAAACAATGCATTCCACTTACCTGCAGACCCATCTGTGCCATTCATTATGGTTGGTCCAGGAACAGGAATTGCACCATTTATTGGTTTCCTACAACATAG gcaaAAGCTCAGAGAACAACATACAGACTGGGAATTTGGAGAAACGTGGCTGTTCTTTGGTTGTCGGCATCAGGATCGAGACTATTTGTTCAA AGATGAGCTCCAGTGTTTTCTTAAAAATGGAACCTTAACTCACCTTAAGGTTTGTTTCTCAAGAGACTCTTCAGCTGCACAAGTGGCCCCACCTAAATATGTGCAAGATGTCCTTAGGCTTTGTGCTAAGGAAGTTGCCAGAGTTCTGCTGAAGGAGAGAGGTTACTTCTATATATGTGG agatAAGAAGCACATGGCTGATGATGTAAGTGATGCTGTAGTAGACATTTTGAGCATGGAAATGGAAGCTGACAAATTGGAAGCAATGAAGAGGTTGGCCATGCTTCGAGAAGCAAAACGATATTTGCAGGATGTTTGGAGCTAA